A portion of the Symphalangus syndactylus isolate Jambi chromosome 13, NHGRI_mSymSyn1-v2.1_pri, whole genome shotgun sequence genome contains these proteins:
- the PHETA1 gene encoding sesquipedalian-1, with product MKLNERSLAFYATCDAPVDNAGFLYKKGGRHAAYHRRWFVLRGNMLFYFEDAASREPVGVIILEGCTVELVEAAEEFAFAVRFAGTRARTYVLAAESQDAMEGWVKALSRASFDYLRLVVRELEQQLAAVRGGDGTALPQAQSLPLPPSLPSAPAPVPSLPSVPAPGPALPRRPSALPPKENGCAVWSTEATFRPGPEPPPPPPRRRASAPHGPLDIAPFARLHECYGQEIRALRGQWLSSRVQP from the coding sequence ATGAAGCTGAACGAGCGCAGCCTGGCCTTCTACGCCACCTGCGACGCCCCGGTGGACAACGCAGGCTTCCTGTACAAGAAGGGCGGACGGCACGCGGCCTACCACCGGCGCTGGTTCGTGCTGCGCGGGAACATGCTCTTCTACTTCGAGGATGCGGCCAGCCGCGAGCCCGTGGGCGTCATCATCCTGGAGGGCTGCACCGTGGAGCTGGTGGAGGCCGCCGAAGAGTTCGCCTTCGCTGTGCGCTTTGCGGGGACCCGGGCGCGCACCTACGTGCTGGCCGCTGAGAGTCAGGATGCCATGGAGGGCTGGGTCAAGGCCCTGTCACGTGCCAGCTTCGACTACCTGCGGCTGGTGGTGCGCGAGCTGGAGCAGCAGCTGGCGGCTGTACGCGGCGGGGATGGCACGGCCCTGCCCCAGGCCCAGTCCCTGCCCTTGCCCCCGTCCCTGCCCTCTGCCCCGGCCCCAGTCCCGTCCCTGCCCTCTGTCCCGGCCCCgggcccagccctgccccgcCGGCCCAGCGCCCTCCCGCCCAAGGAGAATGGCTGCGCTGTCTGGAGCACTGAGGCCACCTTCAGGCCTGGACCCGAGCCCCCTCCACCACCGCCTCGCCGCCGGGCCTCGGCACCCCATGGGCCCCTGGACATAGCTCCCTTCGCCCGGCTGCACGAGTGCTATGGCCAGGAGATCCGGGCCCTGCGCGGCCAGTGGCTCAGCAGCCGGGTCCAGCCCTGA